The following proteins are encoded in a genomic region of Glycine soja cultivar W05 chromosome 17, ASM419377v2, whole genome shotgun sequence:
- the LOC114393664 gene encoding uncharacterized protein LOC114393664 isoform X2, with translation MAFDQNSIPLNAASAVAEEPLISPATVTPPTPNSVGELFYPPSDSATWCVHPIAHHADVSPAAAPFGSNYGGSSFGNHRVVAAGNALNLGKLSACNGLDNKACNDVNGFGGVRGSRVVANVGDHGGGSHHEGGGSNGGDDSASSGRKVKFLCSFGGKILPRPSDGMLRYVGGQTRIISVRRDVSFNDLVQKMVESYGQAVVIKYQLPEEDLDTLVSVSCHDDVDNMMEEYEKLVERSHDGSAKLRVFLFSASESSECSSSSGGVHFGDLQDTGQKYFDAVNGIGNSTEGINRKESVTSAASTQNSDFSGAETLDSSIVSGGVPLSSPKENVSAASSSDTTATNLVVLEVPGAPVYSGGASAVSLAMPVAKTKTSPTATHNLYFQNEVESEKSVTVTLSQNPFGLQPFVDATSQEVMNHAADYVQLPSQMGFTNPQLLGKTGGHVFAQQQFHDSTHRLALHHQVIPAGVQMTVAQQPSSHVGVRPNVVQPQQQHLLDQYHDENTSGGVRIIQLPAERSYNTFQVPMNQVQPVIVGGNYGWVQVPPQERVVISDGLLPQQQVMIPEKIRRAEDCSMCQKKLPHAHSDPVVQDQHDSRGAGSTPDSTPSHNSFPIEDNVKAQATNRIMPMVTSPLKEGIAEQGARTRPRVLGKLEPPDGVHHTETSGFPHNIEPHTEGGRNFIQKLEEWDHPRNSFFQEKIGMKGREQSPNDEPLGTTPLSYLDDVGNHHLVSVENWVKQDVLNHIPLGEGKSIKTSEGMLQGSQKEYTNELSRVVSKSDAIDNWIRQDHLKPVDARMDTLKITNSEVYVSNDYSFLPVDKPSGNDNLDYSTHHSVEEEVILDNNFGRSKLRVDVNQNKMTGVLPCSSMEISYRNNSRPGECNEAAQPPFWGIPGSSPQSNIGNPHKGDASPSSPSLSLRFGDVQDTRNSLFSNQDPWNIQHGTFFPPSIPSKTAYSKETYSCNDSFDGNSGNFGEQSLEAQLDGSLYQSFKQNLTIEHVRSAKEDQQLQAVAENVAASVLHSRTPSNSDLHSGDVSCCETIKYDSVQNNLIDVKCGHKAQDVKSKQLEKANFGFPASGVGKLQVIKNCDLEELIELGSGTFGTVYHGKWRGTDVAIKRITDRCFAGKPSEQERMRSDFWNEAIKLADLHHPNVVAFYGVVLDGPGGSVATVTEYMVNGSLRNALQKTERNLDKRKCLLIAMDVAFGMEYLHGKNIVHFDLKSDNLLVNIRDPHRPICKVGDLGLSKVKCQTLISGGVRGTLPWMAPELLNGSSSLVSEKVDVFSFGIVMWELLTGEEPYADLHYGAIIGGIVSNTLRPPVPSSCDPEWRLLMERCWSSEPSERPTFTEIANELRSLATKVSYPRGQNSPKGQNQHQQHSPLHTQVHK, from the exons ATGGCGTTTGATCAAAATTCCATTCCGTTGAACGCGGCCTCGGCGGTGGCCGAGGAGCCGCTGATTTCTCCGGCCACCGTCACGCCGCCCACTCCGAATTCCGTCGGGGAGCTTTTCTACCCGCCCTCGGACTCCGCAACGTGGTGCGTCCACCCCATTGCGCATCATGCCGACGTCAGCCCCGCGGCGGCGCCGTTTGGGTCTAACTACGGCGGTTCCAGTTTCGGAAACCACCGCGTTGTGGCTGCTGGGAATGCTTTGAATTTGGGAAAGTTGTCAGCGTGTAATGGATTAGACAACAAGGCATGCAATGATGTGAATGGTTTTGGTGGTGTTAGGGGAAGCAGAGTGGTTGCAAATGTCGGTGATCACGGCGGCGGTAGCCACCACGAGGGAGGTGGCAGCAACGGCGGCGATGATTCGGCCTCCTCGGGGAGGAAGGTAAAGTTTCTGTGCAGTTTTGGCGGGAAGATATTGCCTAGGCCTAGTGATGGAATGTTGAGATATGTTGGGGGGCAAACAAGGATCATTAGTGTCAGGAGAGATGTGAGTTTCAATGATTTGGTGCAAAAAATGGTTGAGTCTTATGGTCAGGCTGTGGTCATCAAGTATCAGCTTCCTGAGGAGGATCTTGATACATTGGTTTCCGTGTCGTGCCACGATGATGTGGACAACATGATGGAGGAGTACGAGAAATTGGTTGAGAGGTCTCATGATGGTTCTGCCAAGTTGAGGGTTTTTCTGTTTTCTGCTTCCGAGAGTAGTgaatgttcttcttcttctggtgGGGTGCACTTTGGGGACTTGCAGGATACAGGACAGAAGTATTTTGATGCTGTGAATGGGATTGGTAATAGTACAGAGGGGATCAATAGGAAGGAGAGTGTTACAAGTGCTGCTTCAACCCAGAATTCCGATTTTAGTGGTGCTGAAACTCTTGATAGTTCAATTGTCAGTGGTGGGGTGCCCTTGTCATCACCTAAGGAGAATGtgtcagcagcttcttcttccgACACAACTGCAACAAATTTGGTGGTTTTGGAGGTCCCCGGTGCACCGGTTTACTCGGGTGGTGCTTCCGCGGTTTCATTGGCCATGCCTGTGGCTAAGACTAAGACTAGTCCAACCGCAACCCACAATCTTTATTTTCAGAATGAGGTAGAGTCAGAGAAGTCTGTGACTGTTACTTTATCCCAGAACCCATTTGGATTGCAGCCTTTTGTTGATGCTACTAGCCAGGAGGTTATGAATCATGCAGCAGATTATGTCCAGCTGCCTTCACAGATGGGCTTCACAAACCCTCAGCTTTTAGGAAAGACCGGCGGGCATGTCTTCGCGCAACAGCAGTTTCATGATAGTACTCACCGTTTAGCATTGCATCATCAGGTCATCCCTGCTGGGGTACAAATGACAGTGGCTCAACAACCATCTTCTCATGTTGGTGTAAGACCAAATGTTGTTCAACCGCAGCAGCAACATCTTTTGGATCAATACCATGATGAAAATACTTCAGGAGGGGTAAGGATTATCCAGCTTCCTGCTGAACGTAGCTACAACACATTCCAGGTTCCAATGAATCAAGTCCAACCCGTCATAGTTGGAGGCAATTATGGCTGGGTTCAGGTTCCTCCACAAGAGCGTGTTGTTATCTCTGATGGATTGTTACCTCAACAACAGGTAATGATCCCTGAGAAAATCCGAAGAGCTGAGGACTGTTCTATGTGTCAGAAAAAACTACCTCATGCACATTCAGATCCAGTAGTTCAGGATCAGCACGATAGTCGTGGTGCAGGTTCTACTCCTGATTCAACCCCAAGTCACAATAGTTTCCCAATAGAGGACAATGTAAAAGCTCAAGCAACGAATAGGATTATGCCAATGGTGACTTCACCCTTGAAGGAAGGCATTGCTGAACAGGGGGCTAGGACCAGACCCAGGGTCCTTGGCAAATTGGAACCTCCTGATGGAGTACATCATACTGAGACCAGTGGGTTTCCTCATAATATTGAGCCACACACTGAAGGTGGGAGGAATTTTATACAAAAGCTAGAAGAATGGGATCATCCCAGGAACTCGTTTTTCCAGGAAAAGATTGGAATGAAAGGCAGAGAACAATCTCCAAACGACGAGCCCCTGGGAACAACACCATTGTCTTATCTAGATGATGTTGGCAACCACCACTTGGTATCAGTTGAGAACTGGGTTAAACAGGATGTGCTTAATCATATACCTTTAGGTGAAGGAAAATCTATAAAAACTTCAGAGGGTATGCTTCAAGGATCTCAAAAGGAATATACTAATGAGCTTTCCAGGGTTGTTTCTAAATCAGATGCGATAGATAATTGGATTAGACAAGACCATCTAAAACCTGTTGATGCAAGGATGGACACCTTAAAGATAACCAATTCTGAAGTTTATGTAAGTAATGATTACTCTTTTCTGCCAGTTGATAAACCCAGTGGGAATGATAACTTAGATTACAGCACTCACCACTCTGTAGAGGAAGAGGTGATTCTGGATAACAACTTTGGCAGGTCTAAACTGAGAGTTGATGTAAATCAAAATAAGATGACAGGTGTGCTGCCTTGTTCTTCTATGGAAATTTCATACAGGAACAATTCCAGGCCAGGGGAATGCAATGAGGCCGCACAACCTCCATTTTGGGGCATTCCTGGCTCAAGTCCTCAATCGAATATTGGCAACCCCCACAAGGGTGATGCATCACCATCTTCACCATCCTTGTCTCTTAGGTTTGGAGATGTGCAGGATACTAGGAACTCACTTTTCAGCAATCAGGATCCCTGGAATATACAGCATGGTACCTTCTTTCCACCTTCTATACCTAGCAAAACTGCTTATAGTAAAGAAACCTATTCTTGTAACGATTCCTTTGATGGGAATTCGGGCAACTTTGGggaacaaagtttagaagcaCAGTTGGATGGTAGCCTCTACCAGtcattcaaacaaaatttaactATAGAACATGTTAGGTCTGCCAAAG AAGACCAACAACTTCAAGCTGTTGCGGAAAATGTAGCAGCTTCTGTTTTGCACTCAAGAACTCCTTCAAATTCTGACTTGCATTCCGGAGATGTTTCCTGTTGCGAAACCATTAAGTATGACAGTGTTCAAAACAATCTAATAGATGTCAAGTGTGGACATAAAGCTCAG gATGTCAAGAGCAAGCAACTGGAAAAGGCAAATTTTGGCTTTCCAGCATCAGGTGTTGGAAAACTACAG GTTATAAAGAATTGTGATCTAGAAGAACTGATAGAACTAGGTTCTGGTACCTTTGGGACCGTATATCATGGAAAATGGAGGGGCACCGATGTTGCAATCAAGCGGATTACTGATAGGTGTTTTGCCGGAAAGCCTTCAGAGCAAGAGCGCATG AGAAGTGACTTCTGGAATGAGGCAATCAAACTTGCTGACTTGCACCACCCGAATGTGGTAGCTTTCTACGGTGTTGTGCTTGATGGCCCAGGAGGTTCTGTGGCAACAGTAACTGAGTATATGGTTAATGGTTCTTTAAGAAATGCCTTGCAGAAGACTGAGAG GAATCTTGACAAGCGCAAATGTCTTTTGATTGCAATGGACGTGGCCTTTGGCATGGAGTACCTGCATGGAAAAAACATTGTACACTTTGACTTGAAAAGTGATAACTTGCTTGTGAATATCCGAGATCCTCACCGCCCAATATGCAAG GTTGGCGACTTGGGTCTGTCCAAAGTAAAATGTCAGACACTGATCTCTGGTGGTGTGAGAGGAACTCTACCATGGATGGCTCCAGAACTGCTGAACGGAAGCAGTAGCCTTGTTTCAGAGAAG GTTGATGTTTTTTCATTTGGTATTGTGATGTGGGAACTCTTGACTGGAGAGGAGCCATATGCTGACTTGCACTATGGTGCTATCATAG GTGGTATTGTTAGCAACACTTTGCGCCCTCCTGTTCCCTCATCTTGCGATCCAGAATGGAGATTGTTGATGGAGAGGTGCTGGTCATCAGAGCCATCAGAGAGACCTACCTTCACTGAGATTGCCAATGAATTACGTTCTTTAGCGACCAAGGTATCCTATCCCAGAGGACAAAACTCTCCTAAAGGACAAAACCAACATCAGCAACACTCTCCATTGCATACTCAAGTCCACAAATGA